ATAAACGCCTTCGTTTGGTTTAATATTCAGCTCTTTTGCAATTTCTTTAGCGAGATTTAATAAATCTTTATCATAAGCATCCATCATATCCGGAAACCTGGGCCCCAATTGATCATAGTTTTTGCCTCTGAGCGGATGTTCTGCATGTAGATTAATATGATCGTTAATAAACATCACTTCTCCTGTTTTGAAGTCCGGATTAGTACTTCCAGCTGCATTGGAAACTATAAGTGTGGAGGCTCCCAGCGTTTTAAAAATTCGTACAGGAAAAGTTACTTCTTCCATGCTGTAACCTTCATAATAGTGAAATCTGCCCTTACTCACAACTACTGCTTTTTCAGCAATATATCCAAAGATTAACTTCCCGTCATGCCCTACTACCGTTGAGGCAGGGAAATTAGGTATGTCTTCAAACAGGATCTCATCGTGGATTTCAATTTTATTTGTCAGTTCTCCTAATCCACTGCCAAGTATAATCCCGTATTGAGGTTTTATACGAGTTTTCCCATTTATAAAAGTGGTGGTTTGTTCAATTTTTTCTAATAGATTCATTTGTCAGGATTTATAATATGATAATTGTTTTTCAATATATTTCAATACGAGCTTGTCAAAATTTTCGGCCTCCGAAGACGAGCAAAATTCAACCTCAGTTTCAACTACAAAAATCGGTAAGTTCTCTTTTAAAATAAAACTTTTCCATTCATTCAATCGGATTTCATCTTTCACGGTCGTAAATACGTTACCTCTGTTTTTAGAATACCAGTTGCTGATTGTAGCCATGTCATTTTCCTGAAATCTGTAGTGGTCTCTGAAGAAAAGTGAGTCAAAATTCTTTCCGCTACTTTTTTCAAAATAATCCTCAAAAGGTTTGGTGTCAGCAATTGCCGCCAGTAAAAGTTTATTTCCTAAAGGTATTTGGCTACTAATTTTTTCAGGATTAAAAATTGGATAAACACCTTTGTATTTAATTTTAGTAAAAAAGACCGGAGCAGAAGAATATTTTTTTATTTCTTCTTTATACTCGTTTTGAACTTTGTCTGAGATTTGTTCAGGGCACTTACTCACTATTATCATATCAGCTCTCGAAGCTGCCGATCTGCTTTCGCGCAAATTACCCGCCGGAAGTAATTCATTATTGAAAAAAGGAAAATGAAAAGGCGTGATAAGTATGTTTAAACCGGGTTTTAACCTTTTATGCTGAAAGGCATCATCTAATAAAATAACTTCTGTTTCAGGATAATCGTTGAGCAAATGAATAACTCCCCAAATTCTGTTATTGGCCAGTACCAGAGGAGATTCCGGCACATAGTTTTTTACCATTAAAGGTTCGTCACCACAAAGTTCTACATCTGTTTCTTCAGCAGGAACTTCAAAAGTTTTATTTCCCTTTCTGCCATAGCCACGACTTATGATTCCGGACTTATAGTTTTTATTTATTAAGCTTGAAAGATATATGACCATTGGTGTCTTGCCGGCTCCACCCACGCTTAAATTACCGACTGATATAACAGGGATATCAAATTCAGCAGATCTGAAGATTCTTTTTTTAAATAAAAAATCTATAAAAGAAATGCCCAGGCCATACAGCCAGGCAATAGGACGTAGATATGTCCTTTTTTTATTTAAACTCACTTTTTTAATCATCTTAAAGAATTAATTCTGTCTGCCAGGGTGCAAAGATAAAATTCAGTTTGGAAAGAGTTGTTTTTTTTGTTAAAAGGTGGAAATTTGCAACTATAAATAGAATGCCGTTGTTGGATTCCTAAATTATTAATCGATGAGCCGAAAAGTGCAGTTAGAAATTTTGAAAGAGTTATTGTGGTTGGGAATTGCTGTAATACTATGTTTGGGAGTTACATATCCGCTGTTTGGAGTCATAGACAATCAGCATCTGTTATTGAACATTGGTTTAATCGTCTTGTTTGTTTACTATTTTCGATTTACTGTATTTTTAGGTGATGTTCGTATTTTTAAGAATAACTACATAAAAGCAGGTTTTTTTGCATTGAATATTGGAGTTTTCCTTTTTACACTTGAGCGTTTACAATATTTCTTTTATGTTTTTGACAATTATGACAACCGATATTTTGCCTCAGGCAATGAAATTGAGATGAGCCAGCCTCAGTTTTTCTCTATGGTAGAATTTTTTAAGAAAGAAATCGTTTTCTTCATGATTGGCTTCCTCATTTTAATCGTTTTTTTACAGTTTCGTTTATTATTTTCAAAATGGAAAAGAAAAAAGTCCTGAATAGTTTATTCTTACCGGGTTTTATAATTGCATTATTTTTCGGGATAACTTCTTGTGATAACCGAAATTGCAGCGATGTAGTCTGCGGAACGGGGGAACAATGTTTAAACGGAGTTTGTGTATGCGCTCCCGGATATGAAGGTGAATCCTGCGATAGTCTTAGCTATGTAAAGTTTTTAGGAAGCTATGAAGTGGATCAGTT
This sequence is a window from Chitinophagaceae bacterium. Protein-coding genes within it:
- a CDS encoding purine-nucleoside phosphorylase, which translates into the protein MNLLEKIEQTTTFINGKTRIKPQYGIILGSGLGELTNKIEIHDEILFEDIPNFPASTVVGHDGKLIFGYIAEKAVVVSKGRFHYYEGYSMEEVTFPVRIFKTLGASTLIVSNAAGSTNPDFKTGEVMFINDHINLHAEHPLRGKNYDQLGPRFPDMMDAYDKDLLNLAKEIAKELNIKPNEGVYIGLQGPTLETPAEYKYLHIIGGDAVGMSTVPEVIVARHMDMRVFGLSVITDMGYPKDVIKKTTHEIVIEVASKQAPLLAKLVEQLIKRDKE
- the lpxK gene encoding tetraacyldisaccharide 4'-kinase — protein: MIKKVSLNKKRTYLRPIAWLYGLGISFIDFLFKKRIFRSAEFDIPVISVGNLSVGGAGKTPMVIYLSSLINKNYKSGIISRGYGRKGNKTFEVPAEETDVELCGDEPLMVKNYVPESPLVLANNRIWGVIHLLNDYPETEVILLDDAFQHKRLKPGLNILITPFHFPFFNNELLPAGNLRESRSAASRADMIIVSKCPEQISDKVQNEYKEEIKKYSSAPVFFTKIKYKGVYPIFNPEKISSQIPLGNKLLLAAIADTKPFEDYFEKSSGKNFDSLFFRDHYRFQENDMATISNWYSKNRGNVFTTVKDEIRLNEWKSFILKENLPIFVVETEVEFCSSSEAENFDKLVLKYIEKQLSYYKS